A region of Saccharococcus thermophilus DNA encodes the following proteins:
- the yhaM gene encoding 3'-5' exoribonuclease YhaM — translation MAKGIVHYEVGEQVDVYLLIKSVAKGIASNGKPFLTLILQDKTGNIEAKLWDVSPEDEHVYVPESIVKVFGDIHNYRGKMQLKIRSIRPVHEGDAVRVSDFLETAPLKREEMMGKITEYIFAMQNPNIQRITRYLLKKYEQKFFEYPAATKNHHEFISGLAYHVVSMLELAKALANLYPSLNKDLLYAGVILHDLGKVIELSGPVSASYTLEGNLLGHISIMVSEISKAAEHLGISGEEVVILQHMVLSHHGKAEWGSPKPPMVKEAEILHYIDNLDAKMNMIDRALEKVKPGEFTERIFALDNRSFYKPIFSSVSNEEKKGNDK, via the coding sequence TTGGCCAAAGGAATCGTTCATTATGAGGTTGGCGAGCAAGTCGATGTGTATTTGCTTATTAAATCGGTGGCAAAAGGAATCGCCAGTAACGGGAAGCCGTTTTTAACGCTTATTTTGCAAGATAAAACGGGAAATATTGAAGCGAAGCTTTGGGATGTATCGCCAGAGGATGAACACGTATACGTGCCGGAAAGCATCGTGAAAGTGTTTGGCGACATTCATAATTACCGCGGCAAAATGCAGCTGAAAATCCGCTCGATTCGTCCCGTCCATGAAGGGGATGCCGTCCGCGTTTCTGATTTTCTCGAAACGGCGCCGTTGAAGAGGGAAGAGATGATGGGGAAAATTACCGAATACATATTTGCGATGCAAAATCCGAACATTCAGCGGATTACGCGCTATTTATTGAAAAAGTACGAGCAGAAATTTTTTGAGTACCCGGCGGCGACGAAAAATCATCATGAGTTTATTTCCGGCTTGGCGTACCATGTTGTTTCCATGCTCGAATTGGCTAAAGCGCTTGCCAATTTATACCCTTCATTAAATAAAGATTTGTTGTATGCCGGTGTGATTTTGCATGATCTCGGCAAGGTCATTGAGCTGTCCGGCCCGGTGTCCGCTTCGTATACGCTCGAAGGCAATTTGCTTGGCCACATTTCGATTATGGTGAGCGAGATTAGCAAAGCGGCCGAGCATCTTGGCATCAGCGGCGAGGAAGTCGTCATCCTGCAACATATGGTGCTTTCCCATCACGGCAAGGCGGAATGGGGCAGCCCGAAGCCTCCGATGGTGAAGGAAGCGGAAATTTTGCATTACATCGACAATTTGGATGCGAAAATGAACATGATCGACCGTGCTCTGGAAAAAGTGAAGCCAGGTGAATTTACGGAGCGCATTTTTGCCCTTGATAACCGCTCGTTTTATAAACCGATCTTTTCTTCTGTTTCAAACGAAGAAAAGAAGGGGAATGATAAGTAG
- a CDS encoding ABC transporter permease gives MNKFWIVLGHTYATKLKAKSFIITTIITSLFVFAMANIQHIIEFFTKDEKTTVAVIDTSGAFYEPLEAQLKQGKHDNLKLKKVTGSEEKAKAGVRNGKWDALLILSADDKQLPKATYYANTIADSDTPSELEQALQQLKTTLATAKLGLKQEQIAQLYEPVPFEKVALEKNAKTEEELNQARVLVYVLLFAMYMFVLMYGGMISTEVATEKSSRVMEILVSSVSPIQQLFGKIIGVALLSLTQFVILFTVGFVALKSSGQELWKFLGFDHLPISTFVYAIVFFLLGYFLYATLFAVLGSLVSRVEDVQQMITPVMIVVIAAFMIAMFGLNAPESSFITVTSFIPFFTPMIMFLRVGLLPVPFWEVALSLVLLVATIGLLAFFGSKVYRGGVLMYGKAGSLKDLKKAVQLTQK, from the coding sequence ATGAATAAGTTTTGGATTGTGCTGGGGCATACATATGCGACAAAGCTGAAAGCGAAATCGTTTATCATCACAACGATTATTACGAGCCTCTTTGTCTTTGCGATGGCGAACATCCAGCATATTATTGAATTTTTTACCAAGGATGAAAAAACAACGGTGGCAGTTATCGATACGTCGGGAGCGTTTTATGAACCGCTTGAGGCACAGCTGAAACAAGGAAAACACGATAATCTCAAGTTAAAAAAGGTGACCGGCTCGGAAGAAAAGGCAAAGGCGGGCGTCCGCAACGGCAAGTGGGATGCGCTCCTGATCCTTTCGGCTGACGATAAACAGCTGCCAAAAGCGACGTATTACGCAAACACGATTGCAGACAGCGATACTCCAAGCGAGCTTGAGCAAGCGCTCCAGCAGCTGAAAACAACGCTGGCGACAGCGAAGCTCGGCCTTAAACAAGAGCAGATTGCACAGCTATATGAGCCGGTGCCGTTTGAAAAAGTGGCATTGGAAAAAAACGCGAAAACGGAGGAAGAGTTGAATCAGGCGCGCGTTCTCGTTTACGTGCTGTTATTTGCGATGTATATGTTTGTCCTCATGTACGGCGGCATGATTTCAACGGAAGTGGCGACGGAAAAATCGTCGCGTGTCATGGAAATTTTAGTTTCCAGTGTCTCACCGATACAGCAATTATTTGGGAAAATCATTGGAGTCGCGCTCCTTAGCTTAACGCAATTTGTGATTTTATTTACGGTCGGTTTCGTGGCGCTAAAAAGCAGCGGACAAGAATTGTGGAAATTCCTTGGTTTTGACCACCTTCCTATATCGACATTTGTGTATGCAATTGTTTTCTTCCTTTTAGGTTACTTCTTATACGCGACATTATTTGCCGTGCTTGGTTCGCTCGTCAGCCGCGTGGAAGATGTGCAGCAAATGATTACGCCGGTGATGATTGTTGTCATTGCCGCGTTTATGATTGCGATGTTTGGATTAAACGCTCCAGAATCATCCTTTATTACGGTGACATCATTTATTCCGTTTTTCACGCCGATGATTATGTTTTTGCGTGTCGGATTGCTTCCTGTTCCATTTTGGGAAGTGGCGCTCAGCCTCGTTCTGCTCGTTGCGACGATCGGATTGCTTGCCTTTTTCGGATCGAAAGTGTACCGCGGCGGGGTGCTGATGTATGGGAAAGCTGGTTCCTTGAAGGACTTGAAAAAAGCGGTGCAGTTGACGCAAAAGTAA
- a CDS encoding ABC transporter ATP-binding protein, whose protein sequence is MALQLEHVTKRFGAVTAVNDVTLTIPEGNLFGFLGANGAGKTTTFRMILGLLEPTEGTITWNSEKIDYSKSHLIGYLPEERGLYPKLKVKEQLIYLGRLRSLDKATIMKEMEAWLERFNVPEYAEKRVEELSKGNQQKIQFIAAVLHKPKLLILDEPFSGLDPVNVELLKEAVIDLKNNGTTIVFSSHRMEHVEELCEHLCIMHHGRPIVYGSLKEVKRSFGKKNIIIHADMPLDELAEFPGVVKMKRTAEGVHLQIENEDVSQKILSHIATKGFIRKFALEEPSLNDIFIEKVGAAYE, encoded by the coding sequence ATGGCATTACAGTTAGAGCATGTGACCAAGCGTTTTGGCGCGGTGACCGCGGTCAACGATGTCACGTTAACGATCCCAGAAGGAAACTTGTTCGGATTTCTCGGCGCGAACGGGGCGGGAAAGACGACAACGTTTCGCATGATTTTAGGCTTGCTCGAACCGACGGAAGGAACGATTACGTGGAATAGTGAAAAAATCGATTACTCGAAAAGCCATCTCATCGGTTATTTGCCGGAAGAGCGCGGATTGTATCCGAAGCTGAAAGTAAAGGAGCAGCTTATTTATTTAGGCAGGCTTCGCAGCTTAGATAAGGCGACGATTATGAAAGAAATGGAGGCGTGGCTCGAGCGGTTTAACGTGCCGGAGTACGCGGAAAAGCGGGTTGAGGAACTGTCAAAAGGGAATCAGCAAAAAATTCAATTTATCGCCGCCGTGTTGCATAAGCCGAAACTATTAATCTTAGATGAACCGTTCAGCGGACTGGATCCCGTCAATGTCGAGCTGTTAAAAGAAGCGGTCATTGATTTAAAAAACAATGGAACAACGATTGTCTTTTCAAGCCACCGCATGGAACATGTCGAAGAGTTGTGCGAGCATCTTTGCATTATGCACCATGGTCGGCCAATCGTATACGGGTCGTTAAAAGAAGTAAAACGGTCCTTTGGCAAAAAGAACATTATTATTCATGCCGATATGCCGCTTGATGAGCTGGCAGAGTTTCCGGGAGTCGTCAAAATGAAGCGGACAGCGGAAGGCGTGCATTTGCAAATCGAAAACGAAGATGTGTCGCAAAAAATTCTTTCCCATATTGCCACCAAAGGATTTATTCGCAAGTTTGCGCTAGAAGAGCCTTCATTAAACGATATTTTTATTGAAAAAGTGGGTGCGGCGTATGAATAA
- a CDS encoding YhzD family protein: MPTYTLTAFEKNGEKLLDETFEAVNDEEAKKIGEQKLREHHCHDKTHRCVTSSGKLILFHR, from the coding sequence ATGCCAACGTATACGTTAACGGCATTTGAGAAAAACGGGGAGAAATTGTTGGACGAAACGTTCGAAGCCGTGAACGATGAAGAAGCGAAAAAGATCGGCGAACAAAAATTGCGCGAACATCACTGTCACGATAAAACGCACCGCTGCGTAACATCAAGCGGAAAACTGATTTTATTCCATCGCTGA
- a CDS encoding coproporphyrinogen III oxidase — MSLRIQIQGLHDIERFQRPLEVITGLFYEEYELTFASVSDADITVVFSISGNECVRVYGILTEPSTGNRYEADHARDLSCFQEEKERWKQVKYAVFHVYLTLLQQYTGLIQQWGVLTGIRPVKLLHKMLCSGLSKEEAHRQLREDYLVTDEKIALMQDIVDRQLTVVPDLYDLAHEVSIYIGIPFCPTKCAYCTFPAYAINGRQGSVDAFLAGLHYEMRAIGRFLKERGINITTIYYGGGTPTSISADEMDRLYAEMYESFPNVERVREITVEAGRPDTITPEKLNVLKKWNIGRISINPQSYIQETLKAIGRHHTVDETIEKFHLAREMGMNNINMDLIIGLPGEGIKEFSYTLAQTEKLMPESLTVHTLSFKRASEMTKNKAKYKVADRDEISEMMKAAQDWTKRHGYVPYYLYRQKNILGNLENVGYALPGQESIYNIMIMEEQQSIIGLGCGASSKFVHPKTRKITRFANPKEPKVYNEHFVHYTEEKLKMMEELFR, encoded by the coding sequence ATGTCATTGCGCATTCAAATTCAAGGATTACACGATATCGAGCGCTTTCAACGACCGCTGGAAGTGATTACAGGGTTGTTTTATGAAGAATATGAATTGACATTCGCGTCTGTTTCGGACGCGGATATAACGGTGGTATTTTCCATTAGCGGGAATGAGTGTGTCCGTGTTTATGGGATATTAACAGAACCGTCCACCGGCAACAGATATGAAGCGGATCATGCACGGGACCTATCATGTTTTCAAGAGGAAAAAGAACGGTGGAAACAAGTGAAGTACGCCGTATTTCATGTCTACCTGACGCTGCTGCAGCAATACACCGGCCTCATCCAGCAGTGGGGCGTACTGACGGGAATCCGCCCCGTCAAATTATTGCATAAAATGCTATGCTCCGGACTTTCGAAAGAGGAAGCACACCGTCAGCTTCGCGAAGACTATTTAGTCACTGATGAAAAAATTGCCCTTATGCAGGACATCGTCGACCGCCAGCTTACGGTCGTGCCGGATTTATACGATCTCGCCCATGAAGTAAGCATTTATATCGGCATTCCGTTTTGTCCGACGAAATGCGCCTATTGCACGTTCCCAGCCTATGCCATTAACGGGCGCCAAGGCTCCGTCGATGCCTTTTTAGCCGGACTCCATTATGAAATGCGCGCAATCGGCCGCTTTTTAAAAGAGCGGGGCATCAACATTACGACGATTTACTACGGCGGCGGCACGCCGACGAGCATCAGCGCCGATGAAATGGATCGGCTGTATGCGGAAATGTATGAATCGTTCCCAAATGTCGAACGCGTCCGCGAAATCACGGTTGAAGCGGGGCGTCCCGACACGATTACGCCAGAGAAGCTGAACGTTCTGAAAAAATGGAACATCGGCCGCATTAGCATTAATCCGCAATCGTACATTCAAGAAACGTTAAAAGCGATCGGCCGCCACCATACGGTCGACGAAACGATTGAAAAATTCCATCTCGCCCGCGAGATGGGGATGAACAACATTAACATGGATTTAATCATCGGCCTTCCGGGAGAAGGGATAAAAGAATTTTCCTATACATTGGCGCAAACGGAAAAACTCATGCCCGAATCATTAACGGTGCATACCCTTTCCTTTAAACGGGCGTCGGAAATGACGAAAAACAAAGCGAAATACAAAGTCGCCGACCGCGACGAAATCAGCGAAATGATGAAAGCCGCCCAAGACTGGACGAAGCGGCACGGCTACGTTCCGTATTATTTGTACCGGCAAAAAAACATTCTCGGCAACCTTGAAAATGTCGGCTACGCGCTTCCGGGCCAAGAAAGCATCTACAATATTATGATTATGGAAGAACAGCAATCGATCATCGGACTTGGCTGCGGCGCCTCAAGCAAATTTGTCCATCCGAAAACGCGGAAAATTACCCGCTTCGCCAATCCGAAAGAACCGAAAGTGTACAACGAGCACTTCGTTCATTATACAGAGGAAAAACTGAAAATGATGGAAGAGTTGTTTAGATAA